The proteins below are encoded in one region of Thioalkalivibrio sp. K90mix:
- a CDS encoding A24 family peptidase, with protein sequence MLGTEELLSPPWAIAVAAIFGLLIGSFLNVVIARLPVMLERGWNAEARAILEQEPPADDVPFDLLRPRSRCPHCERPIRAYENIPVLSFLWLRGRCPGCGTAISWQYPLVEILTAVLFALTIWHFGPDTTALLALIFTGVLIAAAGIDARTTLLPDQLTLPLLWLGLLVNIPGTFTDLQSAVIGAAAGYLVLWLIFHGFRLATGKEGMGYGDFKLLAALGAWLGWQALPVILLLASLVGAVVGILLILLRGRDRNIPIPFGPYLAAAGWLALIWGDTLVAFYFPQGL encoded by the coding sequence ATGCTCGGCACGGAAGAGCTCCTGTCGCCACCCTGGGCAATCGCGGTCGCAGCGATTTTCGGGCTGCTAATCGGCAGTTTTCTGAACGTGGTCATCGCCCGGCTGCCGGTGATGCTGGAGCGCGGCTGGAATGCCGAGGCACGCGCGATCCTGGAGCAGGAGCCCCCAGCGGACGACGTCCCGTTCGATCTGCTGCGTCCACGCTCGCGCTGCCCCCACTGCGAGCGACCGATCCGTGCGTACGAGAACATCCCCGTGCTCAGCTTCCTCTGGCTGCGCGGACGCTGCCCGGGCTGCGGCACAGCCATCAGCTGGCAGTACCCGCTGGTCGAGATCCTCACCGCAGTCCTGTTTGCCCTGACCATCTGGCACTTCGGACCCGACACGACAGCGCTGCTGGCGCTGATCTTCACCGGCGTCCTGATCGCCGCCGCCGGGATCGACGCGCGCACCACCCTGCTCCCGGACCAGCTGACCCTGCCACTGCTCTGGCTGGGGCTGCTGGTCAATATCCCGGGCACCTTCACCGATCTGCAGTCGGCCGTGATCGGAGCGGCCGCCGGTTACCTGGTGCTGTGGCTGATCTTCCACGGCTTCCGCCTGGCCACCGGCAAGGAGGGCATGGGGTACGGCGACTTCAAGCTGCTCGCCGCGCTGGGCGCATGGCTCGGCTGGCAGGCCCTGCCGGTAATCCTGCTGCTGGCCTCGCTGGTCGGAGCGGTGGTCGGCATCCTGCTGATCCTGCTGCGCGGGCGCGACCGCAACATCCCGATCCCGTTCGGGCCGTATCTGGCAGCCGCCGGGTGGCTGGCGCTGATCTGGGGCGATACGCTGGTGGCGTTCTACTTCCCACAGGGGCTCTAG
- the coaE gene encoding dephospho-CoA kinase (Dephospho-CoA kinase (CoaE) performs the final step in coenzyme A biosynthesis.) produces the protein MRRVGLTGGIGCGKSRVAGLFASLGVPVLDADRITRELQEPGHDLHAAIVQQFGPGVLDARGHLDRGALRTRVFARPDERKALEALVHPAVHAELERRLRELPDTNGYALIVVPLLFEAGWEQEFDAVIVVDCEPEEQLERVTHRDGRTPAEVQAIMDCQLSPDERRQRGDRVITNSRTTTDEDLRRQVSDLHDQLRAATGKG, from the coding sequence ATGCGGCGGGTCGGACTGACAGGCGGGATAGGCTGCGGCAAGAGCCGCGTCGCCGGGCTGTTTGCCAGCCTGGGGGTACCGGTGCTCGACGCCGACCGCATCACCCGCGAACTGCAGGAGCCGGGGCACGACCTGCATGCCGCAATCGTTCAACAGTTCGGGCCAGGGGTGCTCGACGCACGGGGGCACCTGGATCGCGGGGCCCTGCGCACACGGGTCTTCGCACGACCCGACGAGCGCAAGGCGCTGGAAGCGCTGGTCCACCCCGCGGTGCACGCGGAACTGGAACGCCGTCTCCGTGAGCTGCCAGACACCAACGGTTATGCGCTGATCGTGGTGCCGCTGCTGTTCGAGGCTGGCTGGGAGCAGGAATTCGACGCGGTCATCGTCGTCGACTGCGAGCCGGAGGAACAGCTCGAGCGGGTCACCCATCGCGATGGCCGTACCCCGGCCGAGGTGCAGGCCATCATGGACTGCCAGCTGAGTCCGGACGAGCGCCGCCAGCGCGGCGACCGGGTGATCACGAACAGCCGCACGACCACGGACGAGGATCTGCGCCGGCAGGTGTCCGACCTGCACGATCAGCTTCGAGCCGCAACGGGGAAGGGCTAG
- the zapD gene encoding cell division protein ZapD: MTQLLTFEQPLHERVRLLLRLEALAQRFGDALESGRPFDHHEALVSLVDIYALVTRVDIKRELMGEIERQTANLNRLTHQPGVDPERFTETMQAQKRLHTALEEQAGSLDHRVRGNEFFNSVRQRMALPGGAFDFDLPIYHHWLAQSSPERTALLLEWFEPLNTVAEATVQVLSYMRRSGRSESAIAEDGYFERSLDTSHAWQLIRVSVDPDLGYYPEISAGRQRFTVRFFSPEDFRSRPIPAAQDIEFQLCCCAL; this comes from the coding sequence GTGACCCAATTACTCACCTTCGAACAACCGCTGCACGAACGCGTGCGACTGCTGTTGCGCCTGGAGGCGCTGGCTCAGCGGTTCGGGGACGCCCTGGAGTCCGGCCGGCCTTTTGACCATCACGAGGCCCTGGTCTCGCTGGTCGACATCTATGCCCTGGTCACCCGCGTCGACATCAAGCGCGAATTGATGGGCGAGATCGAGCGCCAGACTGCCAACCTCAACCGACTCACGCACCAGCCGGGCGTCGACCCGGAGCGTTTCACCGAGACCATGCAGGCGCAGAAACGCCTGCACACCGCCCTGGAAGAACAGGCCGGGTCGCTGGATCATCGAGTGCGTGGCAACGAATTCTTCAACAGCGTGCGCCAGCGCATGGCGCTACCCGGCGGGGCCTTCGATTTCGACCTGCCGATCTACCATCACTGGCTGGCCCAGAGTTCCCCGGAGCGCACCGCACTGTTGCTGGAATGGTTCGAACCGTTGAACACGGTTGCCGAGGCAACCGTCCAGGTCCTGTCCTATATGCGCCGATCCGGGCGCTCGGAGTCCGCGATCGCCGAAGACGGCTATTTCGAACGCAGCCTGGACACGAGTCATGCATGGCAACTGATCCGGGTCAGTGTCGATCCCGATCTGGGGTATTACCCGGAGATCAGCGCGGGACGCCAACGCTTCACGGTGCGTTTTTTCTCACCCGAGGATTTCCGCAGCCGCCCCATCCCCGCCGCACAGGACATTGAATTCCAGCTGTGCTGCTGCGCCTTGTAA
- a CDS encoding Nudix family hydrolase: protein MPNTGPEPAGSVPPLEVAVGLVLDAEGRVLVSRRLAGRHLAGYWEFPGGKIDAGESAFAGLVRELHEELGIVVRAGVQCLTVRHDFAECSVALRVFRVTEWSGTVHGREGQEWAWRDPATLDPADFPAANHPMFQALVLPQRYVITPSPAVRAEIPAVVEQVQAALVAMDDAMLQVRAPSLGRKDYRALVEPLHGFARGRGIPLLANAPWEWVADLSGIGWHLPERRWRALDERPPVSGLVAASVHDAEGLTAAARLGLDFAVLSPVCSTVSHPGVPGMGWAQFAAQVREAGVPVYALGGMRASDLEQARTCGAQGIAAIRGLLGMEAGETAV, encoded by the coding sequence ATGCCGAATACCGGTCCTGAGCCGGCCGGATCCGTTCCGCCGTTGGAGGTCGCGGTGGGGCTGGTGCTCGATGCCGAGGGCCGCGTGCTGGTCAGTCGACGTCTGGCCGGCCGGCACCTCGCCGGCTATTGGGAGTTTCCGGGCGGCAAGATCGATGCCGGCGAAAGCGCCTTTGCCGGCCTGGTGCGCGAGTTGCACGAAGAGCTGGGGATTGTCGTGCGCGCCGGTGTTCAATGTCTGACCGTGCGCCATGACTTTGCCGAGTGTTCCGTGGCCCTGCGCGTGTTCCGGGTAACGGAGTGGTCCGGCACGGTGCATGGCCGCGAAGGGCAGGAATGGGCCTGGCGCGACCCGGCTACCCTGGACCCCGCGGATTTCCCCGCTGCCAATCACCCGATGTTTCAGGCCCTGGTTCTGCCGCAGCGCTATGTGATTACACCATCCCCTGCGGTGCGGGCCGAGATCCCGGCTGTGGTTGAGCAGGTCCAGGCAGCGCTGGTGGCTATGGACGACGCGATGCTGCAGGTCCGGGCGCCATCGCTGGGGCGGAAGGACTACCGAGCCTTGGTCGAGCCACTCCACGGGTTTGCCCGCGGTCGCGGCATACCGCTGCTGGCCAACGCCCCGTGGGAGTGGGTTGCGGACCTGTCCGGTATCGGATGGCATCTTCCCGAACGGCGCTGGCGTGCGCTGGACGAGCGCCCCCCGGTGTCGGGTCTGGTGGCAGCGTCGGTGCATGACGCCGAAGGACTGACTGCGGCCGCCCGGCTGGGGCTGGATTTTGCCGTCCTGAGTCCAGTGTGTTCCACGGTCTCCCATCCCGGCGTGCCGGGTATGGGGTGGGCGCAATTCGCCGCGCAGGTGCGCGAGGCTGGGGTCCCGGTTTATGCCCTGGGCGGGATGCGTGCGTCCGATCTGGAACAGGCGCGGACCTGCGGTGCCCAGGGGATCGCGGCGATCCGGGGGCTGCTGGGGATGGAGGCCGGTGAAACGGCGGTCTGA
- the argJ gene encoding bifunctional glutamate N-acetyltransferase/amino-acid acetyltransferase ArgJ has translation MAVGLQPPETLLPVPGIRLATTAAGIRYAGRDDLVLVDAGPDATIVALYTTNAFCAAPVIVAREHQSACPGRWLLINAGNANAGTGETGLAAARACCEAVAAVVGGDARAVLPFSTGVIGEPLPVERITAALPTLQAALVPNGWMQAGRAIMTTDTVLKGGSRRIELSGGTVNLTGIAKGSGMIHPNMATMLGFIGTDLVITEAELLPLLRAANAASFNAITVDGDTSTNDAVVCMASGASGATLATAEDRETFTRALGDLCLELAQAIVRDGEGATKFVTVAVESARDEAEAARVAETVALSPLVKTALFASDPNWGRILAAVGRAGVADLAIEQVAITVNGVAIVRGGGRSPDYTEAAGQQAFAQDEIEIHIALGRGPAAARKYTCDFSHEYVRINAEYRS, from the coding sequence ATGGCTGTCGGTCTGCAACCACCGGAGACGCTGCTGCCGGTGCCGGGCATCCGCCTGGCGACTACCGCGGCGGGCATCCGCTACGCCGGGCGCGACGACCTGGTACTGGTCGATGCCGGCCCGGACGCCACCATTGTGGCGCTCTATACCACCAACGCCTTCTGCGCCGCGCCGGTCATCGTGGCCCGTGAGCACCAGTCCGCGTGCCCCGGCCGCTGGCTGTTGATCAACGCGGGCAATGCCAACGCCGGGACCGGGGAGACAGGGCTGGCCGCCGCGCGTGCCTGTTGCGAGGCAGTCGCCGCAGTGGTCGGCGGGGATGCCCGTGCGGTGCTGCCCTTCTCTACCGGCGTGATCGGCGAGCCGCTACCGGTCGAGCGGATTACAGCGGCTCTGCCCACCCTGCAAGCGGCGCTGGTGCCGAATGGCTGGATGCAGGCGGGCCGCGCGATCATGACCACCGATACCGTGCTCAAGGGCGGCAGTCGCCGTATCGAGCTCTCGGGCGGTACCGTGAACCTGACCGGGATCGCCAAGGGCTCCGGGATGATCCACCCGAATATGGCCACGATGCTCGGGTTCATCGGGACCGATCTCGTTATCACCGAAGCGGAGCTGTTGCCTTTGCTGCGCGCAGCGAATGCGGCCAGCTTTAACGCCATCACGGTGGATGGCGACACTTCTACGAACGATGCGGTCGTCTGCATGGCCTCGGGCGCCAGCGGCGCGACGCTGGCCACGGCCGAGGACCGCGAGACCTTCACGCGAGCACTCGGAGACTTGTGCCTGGAGCTCGCGCAGGCGATCGTGCGCGACGGCGAGGGCGCGACCAAGTTCGTGACCGTGGCGGTGGAGTCGGCCCGTGACGAGGCCGAGGCTGCCCGGGTGGCCGAGACCGTGGCCCTGTCGCCGCTGGTCAAGACCGCCCTTTTCGCGTCCGATCCCAATTGGGGGCGCATCCTGGCCGCGGTCGGTCGCGCCGGCGTCGCGGACCTGGCGATCGAGCAGGTCGCCATCACCGTCAATGGCGTCGCGATCGTTCGCGGGGGCGGCCGTTCCCCGGACTACACCGAAGCGGCCGGGCAGCAGGCCTTTGCGCAGGACGAGATCGAAATCCACATCGCGCTGGGTCGGGGGCCGGCTGCGGCCCGCAAGTACACCTGCGACTTCTCCCACGAGTACGTTCGTATCAATGCCGAATACCGGTCCTGA
- the secA gene encoding preprotein translocase subunit SecA, with amino-acid sequence MVKQLVQKFFGSRNDRIIKRYRKQVEQVNALAEATEALPRQELQHKTTELRQRAQDGESIDKLLPEAFAVCRAMSVHALGMRHFDVQLIGGMVLNDGRIAEMRTGEGKTLVATLPAYLNALSGDGVHVVTVNDYLARRDAAWMGRLYHALGLSVGVINSSGGLGVDSASYLYDPEYKAEEGGMDHLRPVTRREAYAADITYGTNNEFGFDYLRDNMAFSADQRVQRGLNFAVVDEVDSILIDEARTPLIISGPSGDSSELYERMNKIPPQLTRQEDEESEGDYYVDEKAKQVFLSEDGHEKAEQLLREEGLLEEYQSLYDAGAIQVLHHLNAALRAHALFHRDVDYLVRDNKVQIIDEFTGRIMGGRRWSEGLHQAIEAKEGVPIQRENQTLASITFQNYFRLYEKLAGMTGTADTEAYEFQTIYGLEVVVVPGNRPLVRDDMQDLVYLTQEEKYQAIIKEIQWCVDRGQPVLVGTASVEASERLAQALKKTGIKFEVLNAKQHEREAAIIAHAGRPGAITLATNMAGRGTDIVLGGSLDAELAEVDPEDTAKCEQIKADWQKRHDAVLASGGLHIIGSERHESRRIDNQLRGRSGRQGDPGSSRFFLSLEDNLMRVFASERVRGLMQRLGMKEGEAIENAWVSRAIENAQRKVEAHNFDIRKQLLEYDDVANDQRRVIYEQRAELLTTDDISDTIEALLNDVINAQISEYIPPGSIEDEWDVEGLEQALAGEFGIELPVKQWLEDEDDLHEEPLRERIIEHARTLLAGKREQLGDTTMNRLQRDMMLQVLDTQWKEHLAAMDYLRQGIGLRGYAQRNPKQEYKKEAFAMFQALLERIKHDVIKYLLRIQLRSPEEVEALQPKKKAPAESDMNFQHENPDSALDAGAEEREPVASGDTPYRREGPKLGRNEPCWCGSGKKYKQCHGKL; translated from the coding sequence ATGGTCAAGCAGCTCGTACAGAAGTTCTTCGGCAGTCGCAACGACCGCATCATCAAGCGCTATCGCAAGCAGGTTGAGCAGGTGAACGCCCTCGCGGAAGCCACCGAGGCCCTGCCGCGCCAGGAGCTGCAACACAAGACCACGGAGCTGCGCCAGCGCGCCCAGGACGGCGAGTCCATCGACAAGCTGTTGCCGGAGGCCTTTGCGGTCTGCCGCGCCATGAGCGTGCATGCCCTTGGCATGCGCCATTTCGACGTGCAGTTGATCGGTGGCATGGTGCTGAACGACGGGCGCATCGCCGAGATGCGCACGGGGGAAGGCAAGACCCTGGTCGCCACGCTCCCTGCCTACCTCAACGCCCTGTCCGGCGATGGTGTGCACGTGGTCACGGTCAACGACTACCTGGCCCGCCGCGACGCCGCGTGGATGGGCCGGCTGTATCACGCCCTGGGACTCAGCGTCGGGGTGATTAACTCCTCCGGCGGGCTGGGCGTGGACAGCGCCTCGTATCTGTACGACCCCGAGTACAAGGCCGAAGAAGGCGGAATGGACCACCTGCGTCCGGTGACCCGCCGCGAGGCCTATGCCGCCGATATCACCTACGGCACCAACAACGAGTTCGGCTTCGACTACCTGCGCGACAACATGGCGTTTTCCGCCGATCAGCGGGTGCAGCGGGGCCTCAATTTCGCGGTGGTCGACGAGGTCGACTCGATCCTGATCGATGAGGCCCGGACCCCGTTGATCATCTCCGGCCCCAGTGGCGACAGCTCCGAGCTCTACGAGCGGATGAACAAGATCCCGCCCCAGCTCACCCGTCAGGAAGACGAGGAGAGCGAGGGCGACTACTACGTCGACGAGAAGGCCAAGCAGGTCTTCCTGAGCGAGGACGGGCACGAGAAGGCCGAGCAGCTGCTGCGCGAGGAAGGGTTGCTGGAGGAGTACCAGTCTCTGTATGACGCCGGCGCGATCCAGGTCCTGCATCACCTGAACGCCGCCCTGCGTGCCCATGCGCTGTTCCACCGCGACGTGGACTACCTGGTGCGTGACAACAAGGTCCAGATCATCGACGAATTCACCGGCCGCATCATGGGTGGTCGGCGCTGGTCCGAGGGTCTGCACCAGGCGATCGAGGCGAAGGAAGGCGTCCCGATCCAGCGCGAAAACCAGACCCTGGCCTCGATTACCTTCCAGAACTATTTCCGTCTGTACGAGAAACTGGCCGGCATGACCGGTACCGCGGACACCGAGGCCTACGAGTTCCAGACGATCTACGGCCTCGAGGTTGTCGTGGTGCCTGGCAACAGGCCGCTGGTGCGGGACGACATGCAGGACCTCGTCTACCTGACACAGGAAGAGAAGTACCAGGCGATCATCAAGGAGATCCAGTGGTGCGTGGATCGCGGCCAGCCCGTACTGGTCGGCACCGCATCCGTCGAGGCCTCCGAACGCCTGGCCCAGGCCCTGAAAAAGACCGGGATCAAATTCGAGGTGCTCAACGCCAAGCAGCACGAGCGCGAGGCCGCGATCATTGCCCATGCCGGACGCCCGGGCGCGATCACGCTGGCCACCAACATGGCGGGCCGCGGGACCGACATCGTGCTGGGTGGGTCGCTGGATGCCGAGCTGGCCGAGGTGGACCCGGAAGACACCGCGAAATGCGAGCAGATCAAGGCGGACTGGCAGAAGCGCCACGATGCCGTGCTCGCGTCCGGCGGCTTGCACATCATCGGTTCCGAGCGCCACGAATCCCGCCGCATCGACAACCAGCTGCGCGGTCGTTCCGGGCGTCAGGGTGACCCGGGCTCCAGCCGTTTCTTCCTGTCGCTGGAAGACAACCTGATGCGAGTGTTCGCCTCCGAGCGCGTGCGCGGGCTGATGCAACGCCTGGGCATGAAGGAGGGCGAGGCGATCGAGAATGCCTGGGTCTCGCGCGCGATCGAGAACGCCCAGCGCAAGGTCGAGGCGCACAACTTCGATATCCGCAAGCAGCTGCTGGAGTACGACGACGTCGCCAACGACCAGCGGCGGGTGATCTACGAACAGCGTGCCGAGTTGCTGACCACCGACGACATCAGCGACACCATCGAGGCGTTGCTCAATGACGTGATCAATGCCCAGATCAGCGAGTACATCCCGCCCGGTTCCATCGAGGACGAGTGGGACGTCGAGGGTCTGGAGCAGGCCCTGGCCGGCGAGTTCGGGATCGAGTTGCCCGTGAAGCAGTGGCTGGAGGATGAGGACGACCTGCACGAAGAGCCGCTGCGCGAACGGATTATCGAGCACGCCCGCACGCTGCTTGCCGGCAAGCGCGAGCAGCTGGGCGATACCACGATGAACCGCCTGCAGCGCGACATGATGCTCCAGGTGCTGGATACCCAGTGGAAGGAACACCTGGCCGCGATGGACTACCTGCGCCAGGGCATCGGGCTGCGCGGCTACGCACAGCGCAACCCGAAGCAGGAATACAAGAAAGAAGCCTTCGCGATGTTCCAGGCCCTGCTGGAGCGCATCAAGCACGACGTCATCAAGTATCTGCTGCGCATCCAGCTGCGCTCGCCCGAAGAGGTCGAGGCGCTGCAGCCGAAGAAAAAGGCCCCGGCCGAGTCCGACATGAACTTCCAGCACGAGAACCCGGACAGCGCGCTGGACGCCGGGGCGGAAGAGCGCGAGCCTGTGGCCAGTGGTGACACCCCTTATCGTCGCGAGGGCCCCAAGCTTGGCCGCAACGAACCCTGTTGGTGCGGTTCGGGCAAGAAGTACAAGCAGTGCCACGGCAAGCTCTGA
- a CDS encoding M23 family metallopeptidase: protein MQLIVLRPDGLCTRLPLRVTLVLSVTLLALVVAAVAAAYWVGQQQREVIKVPVVPGSDQAVIEAAEREVAHEGLKHLAERVVALERQLARVDLRMRSVGETLDLDLSELTPAMGGQGGPELEGPDSPVAMDERLYALERLLHRQQTSVALIDDTLREDASREALRPQLMPVDDEAWISSAFGYRNDPFTGARRFHSGMDFAGSPGSEIRAAGGGIVVFSGKRDAYGKMVEIDHGGGLRTRYAHNSELLVEPGQRVDAGDTIARMGRTGRATDTHLHYEVLKAGQAVNPYDFLPSDD, encoded by the coding sequence ATGCAGCTGATCGTACTACGACCGGATGGCCTTTGTACCCGCCTTCCGCTTCGCGTCACCCTCGTCCTGTCCGTAACCCTGCTCGCCCTGGTCGTGGCGGCCGTGGCCGCCGCCTACTGGGTGGGGCAACAGCAGCGCGAGGTTATCAAGGTACCGGTGGTGCCGGGGAGCGACCAGGCGGTGATCGAGGCCGCCGAGCGCGAGGTGGCGCACGAGGGCCTGAAACACCTCGCCGAACGGGTGGTGGCCCTGGAACGCCAGCTCGCCCGTGTTGACCTGCGCATGCGCTCGGTGGGCGAGACGCTTGACCTGGATTTGTCCGAGCTGACGCCCGCGATGGGGGGGCAGGGTGGACCTGAACTGGAGGGGCCGGATTCCCCCGTTGCGATGGATGAACGCCTCTACGCCCTCGAGCGCCTGCTCCATCGGCAACAGACCTCGGTGGCCCTGATCGACGACACACTGCGCGAGGATGCCTCGCGCGAGGCCCTGCGTCCGCAATTGATGCCGGTCGATGACGAGGCCTGGATCAGCTCGGCCTTTGGTTATCGCAACGACCCGTTTACCGGCGCGCGGCGCTTCCATTCCGGCATGGACTTCGCTGGCAGTCCGGGCTCGGAGATCCGCGCCGCGGGTGGTGGCATCGTGGTGTTCTCGGGCAAACGCGATGCCTACGGCAAGATGGTGGAGATTGACCACGGGGGCGGTCTGCGTACCCGCTACGCGCACAACTCCGAGCTGCTCGTGGAGCCGGGGCAGCGCGTGGATGCCGGCGACACCATTGCACGCATGGGCCGCACGGGCCGTGCCACGGACACGCACCTGCACTATGAAGTCCTCAAGGCGGGGCAGGCCGTTAATCCCTACGACTTCCTGCCTAGCGACGACTGA
- a CDS encoding DciA family protein, whose protein sequence is MMPRPANRFVAANLSVHSDRDRELERALAPVVGEELRRGRLALTRQGETLIAVCADRPLATEIRFQQRELLKTLAAAGIDGTTEVRIRLDSTPRAPQPKRVAVQREIPESARSLLMQTARSISDPELAGALERLAALPPQGR, encoded by the coding sequence ATGATGCCGCGCCCCGCGAACCGCTTTGTCGCGGCGAATTTGAGCGTTCACAGCGACCGCGACCGGGAGCTGGAACGCGCCCTCGCCCCCGTGGTGGGAGAGGAGCTACGGCGCGGACGCCTGGCGCTGACCCGGCAAGGAGAGACCCTGATCGCGGTCTGCGCCGATCGGCCACTGGCGACCGAGATCCGTTTCCAACAGCGCGAACTGCTGAAGACGCTCGCGGCGGCCGGAATCGACGGCACCACCGAGGTGCGCATCCGACTCGACAGCACGCCACGCGCGCCACAACCCAAACGGGTCGCGGTTCAACGCGAGATCCCGGAGTCGGCCCGCTCCCTACTGATGCAGACCGCGCGCTCGATCAGCGACCCGGAACTGGCCGGGGCACTGGAACGCCTCGCGGCACTGCCCCCGCAGGGACGCTAG
- the lpxC gene encoding UDP-3-O-acyl-N-acetylglucosamine deacetylase yields MIRQRTLKNSIRATGVGLHTGEKVVLTLRPAPVNTGIVFHRSDLDPVVEIPARAENVGDTRLSTTLVKGDVRVSTVEHLLSAIAGLGIDNLHVDVSAAEVPIMDGSAGPFVFLLQSAGLKEQDAPKEFIRVKRSVEVREGDKWVRFDPYDGFKVGFCIDFEHPMFTDGSQRAELDFSSTSFVKEVSRARTFGFMRDIEALRANQLALGGSLDNAVVLDDYKILNENGLRYDNELVKHKILDVVGDLYLLGHSLIGAFTGHKSGHALNNQLIRQLAADETAWEKVTFEDPSERLPISFGQLAPTIATG; encoded by the coding sequence TTGATTCGACAAAGAACGCTCAAGAACAGCATCCGGGCCACAGGCGTGGGGCTGCATACCGGGGAAAAGGTCGTGCTTACGCTGCGACCGGCGCCGGTGAATACCGGGATCGTCTTCCATCGGAGCGATCTGGACCCCGTCGTCGAAATCCCGGCTCGGGCGGAGAACGTGGGCGACACGCGTTTGTCGACAACGCTCGTCAAGGGGGACGTGCGCGTCTCCACCGTGGAACATCTGCTTTCCGCGATCGCGGGGCTGGGCATCGACAACCTGCACGTGGATGTCAGTGCCGCCGAGGTCCCGATCATGGACGGCAGTGCCGGGCCGTTTGTGTTCCTGTTGCAGTCCGCCGGGCTCAAGGAACAGGATGCCCCCAAGGAATTCATCCGGGTGAAGCGCAGCGTGGAAGTCCGCGAGGGCGACAAATGGGTGCGCTTCGACCCCTATGACGGGTTCAAGGTCGGTTTCTGCATCGACTTCGAACACCCGATGTTTACCGACGGAAGCCAGCGCGCCGAGCTGGACTTCTCGTCCACCTCCTTTGTAAAGGAGGTCTCGCGTGCCCGGACCTTCGGGTTCATGCGCGATATCGAGGCCCTGCGCGCCAACCAGCTGGCGCTGGGTGGCAGCCTGGACAACGCCGTTGTGCTTGATGACTACAAGATCCTGAACGAGAACGGTCTGCGCTACGACAACGAGCTGGTCAAGCACAAGATCCTCGACGTGGTCGGCGATCTGTATCTGCTCGGACACAGCCTGATCGGCGCGTTTACCGGGCACAAGTCCGGGCATGCGCTGAACAACCAGTTAATCCGCCAGTTGGCGGCGGACGAGACGGCCTGGGAAAAGGTTACCTTCGAGGACCCCTCGGAGCGCCTGCCGATCTCCTTCGGGCAGCTGGCGCCCACGATCGCCACTGGCTAG
- the ftsZ gene encoding cell division protein FtsZ: MTFELMDTFSQNATIKVVGVGGGGGNAVQHMVHSQLDGVDFICANTDAQALKSLDSKTLLQLGGDITKGLGAGADPSVGREAALEDRERIQDLLQGADMVFITAGMGGGTGTGAAPVVAQIAKEMGILTVAVVTKPFPFEGKKRMQVAVSGIKALTEQVDSLITIPNEKLLTVLGKNTTLLDAFKAANDVLFGAVQGIAELITRPGLINVDFADVRNVMREMGMAMMGTGTGTGEDRARQAAEAAIASPLLEDVDISGARGILVNVTGGMDVGIGEFEEVGEAVKALASEDATVVVGTVIDPEMSDELRVTLVATGLGAQTAQQERPQVRVVDAQPKRAVGSDVEVDLDQPTVKRRGGDNLAVDYNQQQGIDVLDIPAFLRKQAD, encoded by the coding sequence ATGACGTTCGAACTGATGGATACCTTTAGCCAGAACGCCACGATTAAGGTCGTTGGCGTTGGGGGTGGTGGCGGCAATGCCGTACAGCACATGGTTCACTCGCAACTCGACGGCGTGGATTTCATCTGCGCCAATACCGATGCCCAGGCCCTGAAGAGCCTGGACTCCAAGACGCTGCTGCAGCTGGGTGGCGACATCACCAAGGGTCTGGGTGCAGGGGCCGATCCGTCGGTCGGGCGCGAGGCGGCCCTGGAAGACCGCGAGCGCATCCAGGACCTGCTCCAGGGTGCGGACATGGTGTTCATTACCGCCGGCATGGGTGGCGGTACCGGCACGGGCGCGGCCCCGGTGGTTGCACAGATCGCCAAGGAGATGGGCATCCTGACGGTTGCAGTGGTCACCAAGCCGTTCCCGTTCGAGGGCAAGAAGCGCATGCAGGTGGCCGTGTCCGGGATCAAGGCGCTGACCGAGCAGGTCGATTCGCTGATCACCATCCCGAACGAGAAACTGCTGACCGTGCTGGGCAAGAACACCACGTTGCTGGACGCCTTCAAGGCTGCCAACGACGTGCTGTTTGGTGCGGTGCAGGGGATCGCCGAACTGATCACCCGCCCGGGCCTGATCAACGTCGACTTCGCCGACGTGCGCAACGTGATGCGCGAGATGGGCATGGCGATGATGGGCACCGGCACCGGTACCGGCGAGGACCGTGCGCGTCAGGCCGCCGAGGCCGCGATTGCCAGCCCGTTGCTCGAGGATGTCGATATCTCCGGTGCTCGCGGGATTCTGGTGAACGTCACCGGGGGCATGGATGTCGGAATCGGCGAGTTCGAGGAGGTCGGCGAGGCCGTGAAGGCCCTGGCGTCCGAGGATGCGACCGTGGTGGTCGGTACCGTGATTGATCCCGAGATGAGCGACGAACTGCGTGTGACCCTGGTGGCCACCGGCCTCGGTGCCCAGACGGCCCAGCAGGAACGCCCGCAGGTGCGTGTGGTCGATGCCCAGCCGAAGCGCGCGGTCGGCTCCGACGTCGAGGTGGACCTCGACCAGCCGACGGTGAAGCGTCGCGGCGGGGACAATCTCGCGGTCGACTACAACCAGCAGCAAGGCATCGATGTGCTGGATATCCCGGCCTTTCTGCGCAAACAAGCCGACTGA